CGCCCGCGACCCCGCCATCCGGGCCCAGATGGAGGAACAGGGTTTCGTGCCCCTGGCCATGGGCCATGCCGAGAGCAAGGCGTACATCGAACATGTGACCGCGACCTACAAGGCGCTGGTGCAGGACCTCGAGCAGTGAACAAGGTGATCACCGGCAGGCAGCAGGGTGGCCGTGCCCTGGCCCGTGCCCGCTGCTGGCCGCCCGCGGGGCGGGGCGATGACAGGGAAGGACCGGCGGGCCGGGGCAGGGGCCGGGGGTCCGGCGGCGGCCACGGCGCGGTTGCAGGAAGGGGGAACGGGCGATGAAGCGGGATGCGGCGGCGGGGGCGGGCCTGGCCCTGCTGGGGCTGGTAGCCCTGGCCGGCGCGCCCTCCCGGGACCCGGTGGCCGGTGTGATGGGGCCCGGCGTGCTGCCGTCGCTGGTGGCCCTGGGGCTGGTCCTCACCGGCCTTGGGCTGGTGCTGGCCGCCATGGTTCAAGGCCGGGCCCGTTCCGGGGCGGGAGGCGCTCGCGGTCCCGCCCAGGCGGCGGGGGTGCCGGCGGCGGTCACCGGTACCCCTGCGGTGACCAGCGGGGCCGCGGCGAGCACCAGCGCCGGGGCGCCGGCGGAGGCGGCCGCCGGGGCTCGGGCGGATGTCATAGCCAAGGATCCGGCGGCGGGCGGCCTGGAAGCGGCGGGCCGGGGTTCGTCCACGGTGGGGGCGGGTTCGCCCGCGGGGGCTTCCCCCGCGGCGGCTGCCCGGGAGGGGAGGGTGCGGCTGCTGGTGACCATCGGGGCCCTCGGCGCTTACACCGTGGCGCTGCCGGTGCTGGGCTTCCCGGTGGCCAGTGCCGTGCTGGTTTCCGGGCTGGCGTGGTATCTGGGCGAGCGGCGGCCGCTGGCGGCCCTCCTCTGGGGTGTGCTGCTGGCCGTGGCCCTGTGGGCCGGGTTCGTCCGGGGGTTGGGGGTGCCTCTGCCCATGGGGGTGCTGGACCGTTGACATCCTTCGAATGGCTGGTGCGCGGGCTCGATCTGGCCCTGGAACCCCAGACCCTGCTCTGGGGGCTGGTGGGTTGCCTTTTGGGGACCCTGGTAGGGGTGCTGCCGGGGATCGGTCCGACCTCGGCCATCGCCATGTTGCTGCCGCTGACGGTGGTGCTGCCGCCGGGGCCTGCCCTGGTGATGATGGCGGCCATCTACTACGGCGCCATGTACGGCGGGTCGACCACGGCCATCGTGGTCAACATCCCTGGGGAGGCCTCGTCGGTCCCCACGGCCCTGGACGGGTTCCAGCTGGCCCGGCAGGGCCGGGCGGGACCGGCCCTGGGCATGGCGGCCCTGGCGTCCTTCGTCGCCGGGACCCTGAGCCTGGTGGGGCTGACCTTTTTCGCCCCGGCGCTGGCGGAGGTGGCGCTGGCCTTCGGGCCGCCGGAGTACTTCACCCTCACGGTGCTGGCGGGGGCGCTGGTGGCCAGCCTCTCGGGCGGGCACGGGCTGAAGGGCACCGCGGCGGCCCTCCTCGGCCTGCTGGTGGCCATGGTCGGCCTGGACCCGGTGACGGGAGCGGCCCGCTGGACCTTCGGCTGGCTGCCCCTCATGGCAGGCTTCCCCTTCGTGGCGGTGATCATCGGGCTCTTCGCCGTCAGCGAGGTCCTGCTGGCGGCGGAGGAACGGGTGACCCACCTGTACGCGACGCGGCTCCGGCGTCTTTTCCCCACCCGGCAGGACCTCAGGGCGGCGACCCCGGCCATGCTCCGGTCCAGCGCGATCGGTTTCCTGCTCGGGCTGCTGCCGGGATGCAGTCCCTCGGTCACCACCTTCGTGGCCTACGATGCCGAGCGGCGGCTGAGCCGGCACCCCGAGCGGTTCGGGCGGGGTGCCATCGAGGGCGTGGCGGCGGCCGAGGCGGCCAACAACGCGACCTCCACCGGCGGGTTCGTCCCCCTGTTCTCGCTGGGGTTGCCGTCCGGGCCCGTGCCGGCGGTGCTGCTCGGGGGGCTCATGATGTACGGCCTGGACCCCGGGCCGGGGCTCTTTCAGGAGCACCCCGACCTGGTCTGGACCATCATCGCCAGCATGTACGTGGGCAACGTCATCCTGCTGGTGCTGAACCTGCCCCTCATCGGCCTGTGGGTACGGGTGGCCCGGATCCCCTTTGCGCTGCTGGGGCCGGCCATCTTGGTGCTCTCGGCCCTGGGGGCCTACAGCCTGCGGTACTCCCTCTTCGACGTGGGGGTCGCCATGGTCTTCGGCCTGGTGGGTTACGGGCTCCGCAAGCTGGACTTCCCCATCGCGCCCCTGGTGCTGGCCAACGTGCTGGAGCCCATGCTGGAGGAGTCCTTCCGCCAGTCCCTGACCATGGCGGGCGGCTCGGCGGCCATCTTCGTGACCCGGCCGCTGGCGGCGACCTTCCTGGTGCTGGCCGCGGCGGTGCTGGCCCTGGGCATCCTGCGGCGGCCGGGGGCGCCGGCCGGCCGGGCGGCAGAGGCGGGGCAGCAGGCGGCCGCCGGCTAGCCAGTTCGGAGGCTGCGGGGCGGGGCCCGCGAGAACGAGGCCCGGGGCCCCCGGCCTGCAGACCGCGGCCTGCCGGCGGGCCCCGGGCGCCGGTACCGGACCCTTCAGGGCCGCCACCGGCCGGGGCATTGGCCCCAGCAAGAGCCCCACGGGGCCGGTGGCCCCGTTCTGGCGCCGGCCCGGCGGGAACGGGCTTGGGCCGGCACCGTGGCAGGGGGCAAGGGAGTTTGCGACAATGGTAGCGGTGTCCCGCCGGGCCGGCGCCTCGCCGGCGGCCGGGGCGCCCGCCGGTCACCGCGCCGGGCGGCGCGGGTTCTTGCTGAGCGCGGGGTCCGGATGAACAGGAGGGTCCGGCATGCTGGATGCGGAGTCGTTGCGCAACGCGGTGGTCGACGTGGCCCTGCGGGGCGGGGAGATGTTGCGGCACCACTTCGGCGCAGCCCGGGGCGTGCGCACCAAGACCTCCCGGTATGACCTGGTCACCGAGGCCGATGAGGCCATCGAGGCCGAGCTGGCCCGCTACATCCAGCGCCAGTTCCCGGGGCACGCCGTGGTGGGCGAGGAGGACATCTCCCGCCGGGTGCTTTCAGGGCAGGCGGGCTCGCGGGAAGGGGCCGTGGCCCAGGCCGCGGGGGAGCGGGAGTGGGAATGGCTGATCGACCCCATCGACGGGACCACCAACTTCATCCACGGCCTTCCCATCGTGGCCACCTCGGTGGCGGTGATGTACCACAACGAGGTGCTGGCCGGGGCCGTGTTCAACCCCATCCAGGACGAGCTCTACGTGGCCGTGCGCCGGCATGGCGCCGCCCTCAATGGCAGGCCGTTGCGGGTGTCGGCGGAGGACGCGCTGGCCCGAAGCCTCCTGGCCACGGGGTTCCAGTATGACGCCGTGGAGGGCAAGCGGGTGAACCTGGACCTGTTCCGGGCGGTGCTGGCCGAGGCGCGGAACGTGCGAGCCATCGGTTCGGCGGCCCTGTCGCTTTGCTACGTGGGGGCCGGCCGGCTGTCGGGCTTCTGGGAGCTCCGCCTGGGGCCGTGGGACCTGGCGGCGGGGACCCTGGTGGTCCGGGAGGCGGGGGGCCGCGTGACCCGCCTCGACGGCGGTGCCTTCGACGTTTGGCAGCCCTCGGTGGTGGCCACCAACGGGC
This is a stretch of genomic DNA from Thermaerobacter sp. PB12/4term. It encodes these proteins:
- a CDS encoding inositol monophosphatase family protein; this translates as MLDAESLRNAVVDVALRGGEMLRHHFGAARGVRTKTSRYDLVTEADEAIEAELARYIQRQFPGHAVVGEEDISRRVLSGQAGSREGAVAQAAGEREWEWLIDPIDGTTNFIHGLPIVATSVAVMYHNEVLAGAVFNPIQDELYVAVRRHGAALNGRPLRVSAEDALARSLLATGFQYDAVEGKRVNLDLFRAVLAEARNVRAIGSAALSLCYVGAGRLSGFWELRLGPWDLAAGTLVVREAGGRVTRLDGGAFDVWQPSVVATNGRIHDALVTLLKEAGRGL
- a CDS encoding tripartite tricarboxylate transporter permease, whose protein sequence is MTSFEWLVRGLDLALEPQTLLWGLVGCLLGTLVGVLPGIGPTSAIAMLLPLTVVLPPGPALVMMAAIYYGAMYGGSTTAIVVNIPGEASSVPTALDGFQLARQGRAGPALGMAALASFVAGTLSLVGLTFFAPALAEVALAFGPPEYFTLTVLAGALVASLSGGHGLKGTAAALLGLLVAMVGLDPVTGAARWTFGWLPLMAGFPFVAVIIGLFAVSEVLLAAEERVTHLYATRLRRLFPTRQDLRAATPAMLRSSAIGFLLGLLPGCSPSVTTFVAYDAERRLSRHPERFGRGAIEGVAAAEAANNATSTGGFVPLFSLGLPSGPVPAVLLGGLMMYGLDPGPGLFQEHPDLVWTIIASMYVGNVILLVLNLPLIGLWVRVARIPFALLGPAILVLSALGAYSLRYSLFDVGVAMVFGLVGYGLRKLDFPIAPLVLANVLEPMLEESFRQSLTMAGGSAAIFVTRPLAATFLVLAAAVLALGILRRPGAPAGRAAEAGQQAAAG
- a CDS encoding tripartite tricarboxylate transporter TctB family protein, whose amino-acid sequence is MKRDAAAGAGLALLGLVALAGAPSRDPVAGVMGPGVLPSLVALGLVLTGLGLVLAAMVQGRARSGAGGARGPAQAAGVPAAVTGTPAVTSGAAASTSAGAPAEAAAGARADVIAKDPAAGGLEAAGRGSSTVGAGSPAGASPAAAAREGRVRLLVTIGALGAYTVALPVLGFPVASAVLVSGLAWYLGERRPLAALLWGVLLAVALWAGFVRGLGVPLPMGVLDR